The DNA window AggtatattaattataaaatgactttttaaagtcACATCTTACAGTGGAAAAGGGTCTATGCTCAGAGGCATTAAAAAGCCTACTTCCTTTTGTGTCCCTTTCAGGCTCTGACATTGGCACCTTGCCTGTTCACAGAATCCTAAAGTTTTGACCCATATTTGGGATAtcaagttgttttgttttgttttgggtctGTTTCTAAATCATTGTAATGATACTTTCCAGAGGAGTCTCAAAGGGCTGCATCCTCAAATACAGCAGGCCCTTGCACACTGTCAGTCCCACTGTTCTAATTTGGGGAATGGAGGCTGTTGCTAAGTAAAGCAAGGCAGCTATGACAAGAAGTAAAGATTAAGCCTAAAGGCCTGTCCTGGAGTCCTAGCTCCACTACTCACAAGGTACTTCATTATTTTGAGcctggtttcctcacctgtgaaatggggggACCCTGCCCGACTGGCCTCGGAGAACTGTGATGAGGGGTGGAGCCAGGCTGGGGGCGAGGAGCCCCTCCTGAAGCATCAAGCTTGCCCTGAGCACTCACAGTTCCTTCCAACTCTATAAGAGGTGTCTCACGGAGCCCAGAGGGCAAGCGGTGCAAAACAGGGACCAGGGGCCCTCCATGGAGGCATATGAGGTGGCCTGTGTCAGCCTGGATGAAGAGTCCTTACTGCCCATTCCCGACCCTCAGCAGGAAGCCCCAGGCTCACCAAGCGCCTCTTCACACTCCCTTTTTTCTTGCCGTTCTTGCCTGAGCTGACATCCAGCGAGCGGTAGCTGGGTGGCTTCTCCTCAGGCCAGTTTGGGGAGCACGAGCGACGATGGCGGCGGGTCTCCCAACTCTGGGGctgcctctccttctcctcctcggAGCTCCAGGAACTGAGaccagagggcaggggaggggagtagCTGCGGGGCCTGCGCCTCTGGTGCCCCTGAGCGCTTTCCTTGAGGCTGGGCCTGCGGGGATCTCTCTCTGGGTAGCGGCTCCGGAGAGGGGGGCGGTGGGGCCGCCAGTGGGCCTCACTGGATGAGGGGCCGTCACCGTCGCTGAGGCTGTCCCTGTCCGACCAGCGCCTGGGTGACCAGCGATGCCTGAAGCCGCGGTGCCTCCCACGCCGCAATCGGTCCAGCTCCCTTTGCTCCAACTCCCAGCACTGAGCCTCAGGATCCCGGAGCTCCTGGTGGAAATCAGAGCAGCGGTgctgccttctcccctccctcagaTCCCAGGGTCTGGAGGGAGATGGCGGTGTGGGGAGCCACTGCTGGCGGGAGGAGCTGCTGGTCCTCCGGGAAGCCGGCAGGTCTCTGACCAGGGGAGGCAGGTGGATGACTCTGCGTTCCACAACCTCAGAGCCCAGGGAGGACAGGATGCTGCAGGGGTGGCCAGATATGGCCTGGAGGTCAGGTGGCAGAGGCTGGGATGGGTTGAGGTTCCGCAGCTCCTTCTCCAAATACTCTAGGACACCATTGGGGATGGGAGGGTGAGCGGTTGCCTGGGTCACTGGCACCTCGGGGAGGCTGGATCGCAGGGACAAATCtgaatgaaaataagaataagaacATGCAGAACTGCTCGTCCAAAACACACTCCTCAGAATCAGGGCCCCCAAGTGCCACCTTATTTAGCGTGAATCTACGCCTTCCCATCTTCCATCACAAAGTTGCCCACTATTTGGTCATGAAGGCCCCGATGCAGCCCACGCTCCTACCCTTGCCCTTTACCCTCTCCCACCCCAAATCTCTGGCAGGGTTTACCTCGCTGCAGCAGTGGGTTCATTGGATAAGATGAAAACTGGGAGCTCCTGTCCGCCCCCCAGTACAGGGGTTTTTCCATCATCTGAGAGCCTAGGGCCTGAGCCTGCTTCATGTAGCGGTGGCGGGCCAGGGCTGCAGGGGAAAAGGGAGAAACGCAGACCCTGAGCCAGTGCAAGGCCCACACGCCCCACTTCACTTCTCTCCACCCGGCAGCCTTGCCAAGAGGCCACTTTCTCTCCTTGAAGTTTACTGTGTCCTCTCTTACACGGGTGGAAGAGTTAAGGGAAGTAGTGAATCCACTGTTCCTCTGTCAAAACGCTGGGAATAAATTCCCTGGCAAGACTGCAGTTCCTGCACCCTAGGAAATATCCTCCTGAAACTTGACTTCCTAGTCTTGAAATCATTTCATCGTCCTGCCAATTTCCAAGGTCACCTAAAATGTATAGGTAGAAATGTAGATCTTAGCAGGCAGTGAAATCTCAGGCTATAGGCCAAATATAGAAGGCACAGATGCAAAGGGCTTACAGGAGGCGGTGAGTCAGGGGCTTCTTGGGAGGATCACCTGCTCAGAGTGGAAGAAAAGGACACAGATGCTGAGGTCAATGCGCAGAATTACTGGTAAAGGGAAAGGGACTGATGAATGTTTCCAGCTGGTAAGGCCAGCCCTGGGTGGGAGAAAACCACGGGGAATAAGGCAGAGAATGCAAAAACCTGAAGTAGATCCTTTCTACACTTCTCCTCACTTTATTAAATGTTGGGGTTTTCCCTAAGTAAGGGGAATCTCTAATGGGTGGGTtagaggcagagaagagagaagggaaatacCATTTCCTTTCAGGGCAAAGaaaatagtataaaaaaaaaaagcagcccaAGAGTCCATAGAAATGTTTCTCCAGTCCCCTCTGCAGCTGATCTGAAGCACACAACCCACAGcacatacaaattaaaaacaaatgcatttaGTTGTTTTGCTCACGTGATTCTATCTTGTGACCGAGTGCACATGTCTCCCAAGGTCCCTGTGTATACATGCATGTAAACAGTCCCATGTCTATCCACTTGTGTGCTTAAGTGCAGGAAGTGCCCTCTTTAGGCCCCCAGCATGGTACTCTCACCTCTTCCTGGGTTCCCCAACCCTCTGAATGCCCCTAAAGCCACAGAGCTCTGCCAGAGCTTCCTCTTACCATAGTAGGAGGAGGAAAAAGACAGGCATTCTGGACCCAGCATAGGGTGGGGGATTTGCTGAGGCCAGCAGCTAAGGGTCATCTGGAAGGCTATCCAATGGCTCCAGTATAAAACCAACTTCCAACACAACAAGAAGTGGTTATAGCCAAGCCCGCAGACCTGTGTGGAGCTCCAGCCCTAATGGTGAGTCACAGCCCAGCCTGGATGAAGCCAGATGCAGGCTTAGAGCAGCTCACCCACCTGCCACACCTTCATGCCTAAGGACAGCACACCAGACCCTCTGAAGACAAGTTCACCTACTCAgcactttcctctctctcttgctAACACGTGCCTCCCCCAATTCCATATAACATGCCACCTTCAGCACATACAATGCCCTCCTTAATACGGGCCAGTCACTTTACATGAGTTAACTAATCCTCAGAGAAATCTCTTAAATGTGAGCGTCAGATGAGAAAGTTAGAGAGGTTACCTTCCCAGCCCAATGTCCCACAGCTGGTGACCGACCAGTAGAGGCAGTGTGTGACCCTGTGTCTGTCTGTCAagcctctacactttctgccaaaCTGCAGAGTCCCCAGACTCCTTTATgtgataaagcaaaaaaaaaccaaaaaacaaacaaaaaaccctttccCAGCAGTACCTTCTcacattatttttctctcctcaGCACCACACCTTTCAAAACTCACTCCAGACTAATCTCTGCTTCCAGGGCCTCAGGACATCTGATCCCATTGGGAACAACGTTCGCTGCCCCCTACCCCTCTTAACTGAATCTTGATCTCCTCCCAATGGTACTGTTGCATCTTTgggccatttcctttttcagctcCTCCAATTCAataggaaggaaaaggagagttgggcttctcttcttgctctcCAAATGACTTCTTAATTAATGGGACCCTTTGCAGAGATGACTTCCTAGAGACTTTTCTGGATCTTCCATCAGGCTTCCTGTCAGATTTTCACATATTCCCAAGATTAACTCACCTGCTTCCTTCTTAACTGCCACCATCTCTTTCTAGGGTCCTTTCCTTCCCTAATGCACTGGAGTGAAAAAATATAGTCTCTGAGCTTCTACCTTGCGTGCCTGTCCCTAAAAAAATAGCTCGATGGGGAAGTCTAGACTATCAGGCTTTCTGTTGCTCACCTAATGGGGAATCAGGCAACAAAATAAGAAACATGGAGAAATTAACaaagccttgctgctgctaagtcacttcagtcgtgtccgactctgtgtgaccccatagatggcagcccaccaggctcccccgtccctgggattcttcaggcaagaacactggagtgggttgccatttccttcttcaatgcatgaaagtgaaaagtgaaagtgaagtcgctcaagtcgtgtctgaccctcagcgacccgaccccatggactgcagcctaccaggctcctccgtccatgggattttccaggcaggagtactggagtggggtgccaaacaAAGCCTTAAATGACTCCTAATAAGTtatctctgaacctcagtggTGTAAAATCTGTCTTGATCACCTTTAATGAGATAGTTAAATATACAGACTCCTGGATCCCACTCCCAGACTGGCCTTCAGTCAAATACAAGGTGAGAAAATCCATGTTTTCAACAAGCTTTAAGGCAGGAGTTGGAGTTGACTATTGTGGATTCTCAACTCTCAACAACATTCTGAGAATTATGGTCCTCAGGGATAGGTTTCCATAAACACAGGCTTTAAGAGTCACTGGGACTTCCACTGGAATCCCAGCATGTATTAGCTGTGTAATTTCAGTTGAGTCTCCACAGTATGTTAGCTCAACCTCCTCATTTTTGAGCTGGGGATAATaagtagtgaagtgaaagtgttagccactcagtcatgtctgactgatttgtgaccccatggactgtagcccgataggcactctgtctatggaaatctccaggcaagaatactgtagtgggttgccatttcctcctccaggggatcttcctgacccagtgatcgaacccaggtctcttgcattgcaggcagattctttactatctgagccaacagggaagccccagggataataatatctatttcataAAGTTGTTGCAgttaaatgaggtaatacatATGAAATGCCTAATACTGGCAAATATTCAATGGGTCATGGCTCATGTTGTTACAATAAATGGTTAATATAAGTCACTACTTTCACCTTAGATCCCATAGAAGACAAAAAGTACACATTTGGAGACTAAAGCATCAAAagcatattcattttcatttctgaggaAAACCCGGGGCATGTGCTTTAAGATCACCCTTTGTGACAGAAATAATGCTCAACACCTCCCTTCCACCAGAGACCCGCAGCCAGAAACCTCTGTGTGAATC is part of the Bos indicus x Bos taurus breed Angus x Brahman F1 hybrid chromosome 1, Bos_hybrid_MaternalHap_v2.0, whole genome shotgun sequence genome and encodes:
- the ILDR1 gene encoding immunoglobulin-like domain-containing receptor 1 isoform X1 is translated as MGSELPAPWLLLFTWLPTGCMSLLVTVQHTERYVTLFASVILKCDYTTSAQLQDVVVTWRFKSFCKDPIFDYYSASYQAALSLGQDPSNDCNDSQREVRIVAQRRGQSEPVLGVDYRQRKITIQNRADLVINEVMWWDHGVYYCTIEAPGDTSGDPDKEVKLIVLHWLTVIFIVLGALLLLLLIGVCWCQCCPQYCCCYLRCPCCPNRCCCPQEALARHRYMKQAQALGSQMMEKPLYWGADRSSQFSSYPMNPLLQRDLSLRSSLPEVPVTQATAHPPIPNGVLEYLEKELRNLNPSQPLPPDLQAISGHPCSILSSLGSEVVERRVIHLPPLVRDLPASRRTSSSSRQQWLPTPPSPSRPWDLREGRRQHRCSDFHQELRDPEAQCWELEQRELDRLRRGRHRGFRHRWSPRRWSDRDSLSDGDGPSSSEAHWRPHRPPLRSRYPERDPRRPSLKESAQGHQRRRPRSYSPPLPSGLSSWSSEEEKERQPQSWETRRHRRSCSPNWPEEKPPSYRSLDVSSGKNGKKKGSVKRRLERESSHSGRSVVI
- the ILDR1 gene encoding immunoglobulin-like domain-containing receptor 1 isoform X4 — encoded protein: MGSELPAPWLLLFTWLPTGCMSLLVTVQHTERYVTLFASVILKCDYTTSAQLQDVVVTWRFKSFCKDPIFDYYSASYQAALSLGQDPSNDCNDSQREVRIVAQRRGQSEPVLGVDYRQRKITIQNRADLVINEVMWWDHGVYYCTIEAPGDTSGDPDKEVKLIVLPLARHRYMKQAQALGSQMMEKPLYWGADRSSQFSSYPMNPLLQRDLSLRSSLPEVPVTQATAHPPIPNGVLEYLEKELRNLNPSQPLPPDLQAISGHPCSILSSLGSEVVERRVIHLPPLVRDLPASRRTSSSSRQQWLPTPPSPSRPWDLREGRRQHRCSDFHQELRDPEAQCWELEQRELDRLRRGRHRGFRHRWSPRRWSDRDSLSDGDGPSSSEAHWRPHRPPLRSRYPERDPRRPSLKESAQGHQRRRPRSYSPPLPSGLSSWSSEEEKERQPQSWETRRHRRSCSPNWPEEKPPSYRSLDVSSGKNGKKKGSVKRRLERESSHSGRSVVI
- the ILDR1 gene encoding immunoglobulin-like domain-containing receptor 1 isoform X3, which produces MGSELPAPWLLLFTWLPTGCMSLLVTVQHTERYVTLFASVILKCDYTTSAQLQDVVVTWRFKSFCKDPIFDYYSASYQAALSLGQDPSNDCNDSQREVRIVAQRRGQSEPVLGVDYRQRKITIQNRADLVINEVMWWDHGVYYCTIEAPGDTSGDPDKEVKLIVLHWLTVIFIVLGALLLLLLIGVCWCQCCPQYCCCYLRCPCCPNRCCCPQEDLSLRSSLPEVPVTQATAHPPIPNGVLEYLEKELRNLNPSQPLPPDLQAISGHPCSILSSLGSEVVERRVIHLPPLVRDLPASRRTSSSSRQQWLPTPPSPSRPWDLREGRRQHRCSDFHQELRDPEAQCWELEQRELDRLRRGRHRGFRHRWSPRRWSDRDSLSDGDGPSSSEAHWRPHRPPLRSRYPERDPRRPSLKESAQGHQRRRPRSYSPPLPSGLSSWSSEEEKERQPQSWETRRHRRSCSPNWPEEKPPSYRSLDVSSGKNGKKKGSVKRRLERESSHSGRSVVI
- the ILDR1 gene encoding immunoglobulin-like domain-containing receptor 1 isoform X2, with the protein product MGSELPAPWLLLFTWLPTGCMSLLVTVQHTERYVTLFASVILKCDYTTSAQLQDVVVTWRFKSFCKDPIFDYYSASYQAALSLGQDPSNDCNDSQREVRIVAQRRGQSEPVLGVDYRQRKITIQNRADLVINEVMWWDHGVYYCTIEAPGDTSGDPDKEVKLIVLHWLTVIFIVLGALLLLLLIGVCWCQCCPQYCCCYLRCPCCPNRCCCPQEALARHRYMKQAQALGSQMMEKPLYWGADRSSQFSSYPMNPLLQRDLSLRSSLPEVPVTQATAHPPIPNGVLEYLEKELRNLNPSQPLPPDLQAISGHPCSILSSLGSEVVERRVIHLPPLVRDLPASRRTSSSSRQQWLPTPPSPSRPWDLREGRRQHRCSDFHQELRDPEAQCWELEQRELDRLRRGRHRGFRHRWSPRRWSDRDSLSDGDGPSSSEAHWRPHRPPLRSRYPERDPRRPSLKESAQGHQRRRPRSYSPPLPSGLSSWSSEEEKERQPQSWETRRHRRSCSPNWPEEKPPSYRSLDVSSGERELP